Part of the Triticum dicoccoides isolate Atlit2015 ecotype Zavitan unplaced genomic scaffold, WEW_v2.0 scaffold182559, whole genome shotgun sequence genome is shown below.
TCCCACGTTTTTCATACTACATCGAGACACGTCAACTAAACTTACCCCAAATGCGCCCGTTTACTTGGCCCCTTTTGTCCTACACGCAACAAGCAATCAGTGAATGCATGCGATGCACACATGCCGACATGCTGTCCAGGTACATCGCCGCGCCCCGCTATCCCGTCCGGCTACATCAACGGGCGGTCGACCGCAGAGAATAACCATCGCTTGAGTAGGACCGTCCGATCGCCCCTCCCGAATCCGGTCGTCGATACCGCGGAGAAGCGTACAGCCACTCCCCGCTTGCTCCCCACATCCTCGTCGGCTCGTCGCGCGTCCCCACCGGCCTCCGCCTCCGCTTCGGCTCCTCCTGCTCCTCTCCCGCCGGACTCCGGCAGCGGCGCCTTCCCCGATCCAGCTCCCAGCCTCAGCTGCCCAGCCATTTCCACCGCGTGCCGCGCAACCGTGGTCTCCCACCTGCCACCTGCCTTCGCAGCTGTGGCCACTGGCCGATGTTCGCCTGATTTGCCCCGCGCAGCGGTGAGCTACTCAGCTCAAAATCGCTACCATTGATTCCCTTGTGTCCATGTCTCTATGATTGTTCTGAAGGACCAACTGATCAATTGTAAGGTATCCTCGAATCCAAtggagaagtcgtcgttcgcgtcggcgagctcgggcgagctcaCCGCCGCCGTTTACGGAGCAGGGAGGCCGGTGAGGGTGATACCGCTGCGCCACCCACTGGATGCGGCTGTGCGGGaggcggccgcctcctcctccccgtcaCCGTTGTCGGCGGCGATGGAGAGGGCGCGGGCGATGGGGCCGTGGGAGTGGGCGGAGGCGGCTCTCCCGTGCTTGGCGTGGATGCGGAGCTACAGATGGAAGGACTTCCAGGCCGACCTCGCCGCCGGCATCACTGTCGGCGTCATGCTTGTGCCTCAGGTACCCTGTTACTCTGACCATTTGTGGTAGTAGATCTGTATTTCTTTGACAGTATCGACTAGTATTATTCAGAAAATGCCTCAGTGACCAAGTCAGTTGAGATTATATTACTTAAAAAATTCCTTTGGCCCCCGATCGAGCTTATTGACGCATTGGTTGTTTGAGTTCAGGAAAAAAAACCTATTGGTTGCTCTCTTGCTTGCCTTGAAATATGCTTGGTGACAGTTCATGCAAAAACTATTACTACATTTTTTCTCCTTCTAAAATGCTACTGTATTCTGTTGAAGCTTGGTTACTGTTCATTCAGAGATCTGAAGTTGTAAATACGGCTTAATTGAGCACAAGGGAGTGTTACTATAAGCAATTTGTAGATTTCATATATGAGTTGTTTTCAAACAACACTGTTACTCAATGGAGTTGTAATCTGTAATGCATTCAGTGAGATGGGGAGGTTAACCACTATGGAGCTTACTTAAATTGCTAGTTGCTCACACCCATTGTGCTAGAACATTACAGAGTTTTCATTTGTGTAACTTGGTTGGACTGGCTAGTCACCTACACCCACTGTTAGCACGTTGCAGAATTGTATTTGGAGCAATTAGGTTGATTTGCCTGCTAGAGAACACAGTATTTTCACGTCCTCTTTCGCGTGCGATCCTTCATGAAAGTTTGGCTTGTTAAGTTGGGACGAATGAGATCATAGCAGCCTGTGCATGGGGAAAATATTAGGCAGTCACTCCCGTGTTCATGATTTTCCAGTGTACCAGGGAAAAAGTGCTATAATTTTATTTGATGTGTTCTCTGCAAATTTTGATTTGTATTTGGTAAGTATCTGTATATTTTATTTGAACTGATCTATTAAAAAAATGGTGGTATGTTGCAGAGATTTCTAGATTAGCTGAACCTACTGGTTCTCCATACTAATTTTCATAGAACAAGTGAGCACGTCATCTCAACTTATTCACATAGCTTGTTGTTTTCCCTAGTTTCTTACAAATTAGCAACAAAAATCCTGTAGACATGTGAACTGTTTTCGAGTTCGTACCCTCCGCCTGCTTTGCTTATTTGTCTTAAATTAGAGCATAATCAACTTTGTACTGTGTTGTAGGCAATGTCATATGCAAAGCTCGCTGGGCTTCACCCAATTTATGGGCTCTGTAAGTGTTTACGTCTAACAGTGCCCCtctgttttccctttttttcttttcaaatGAGCGGCTAGTTAATCCAAATCATCTCTTTTTATTTGCATTGTGATGAACAGACACAGGCTTTGTCCCACTATTTGTCTACGCGATTTTTGGGTCCTCACGACAATTAGCAGTAGGCCCAGTGGCACTTGTTTctctgctagtgtccaatgttcttGGGGGTATAGTTAATTCATCTAGTGAGTTCTACACGGAGTTAGCCATATTATTGGCATTCATGGTTGGAATATTGGAATGCTTGATGGGATTGCTAAGGTAATTCTGTTTACTGAGAAAAGTTGGTGTTCCTGTTTATCAATTTAGGAGAAATTGAAATATTGAAGCATTAAACATCCTCCTGTAGAGAAGAAAATATGCAAACATGTATACAGATTTTCTGTTATACTCTTCCTTATTGTATTAGTAACATAACAATGTGCATAGCTCAAACGTTAACCTGCTAGCTGCATTATCTTTGTCTTCTGAACTATATCTTTTGGCAGTGTTTTTACCTAAGCGCTAAGTCTATGTTTGGATGGTGGTGAAAGTTTAGCCTACCAATTTTTGGTCATGGCCAAAATTTTGGTGTTTGTTTGGATAGTTACCAATGTCCCTTTGCCGACTCTAGtttatttttcttgccaatgttgaCCCAACTCATGGGCAAGCA
Proteins encoded:
- the LOC119344730 gene encoding sulfate transporter 4.1, chloroplastic-like, which encodes MPTCCPGTSPRPAIPSGYINGRSTAENNHRLSRTVRSPLPNPVVDTAEKRTATPRLLPTSSSARRASPPASASASAPPAPLPPDSGSGAFPDPAPSLSCPAISTACRATVVSHLPPAFAAVATGRCSPDLPRAAVSSNPMEKSSFASASSGELTAAVYGAGRPVRVIPLRHPLDAAVREAAASSSPSPLSAAMERARAMGPWEWAEAALPCLAWMRSYRWKDFQADLAAGITVGVMLVPQAMSYAKLAGLHPIYGLYTGFVPLFVYAIFGSSRQLAVGPVALVSLLVSNVLGGIVNSSSEFYTELAILLAFMVGILECLMGLLRLGWLIRFISHSVISGFTTASAIVIGLSQIKYFLGYSVTRSSKIIPLVESIIAGIDQVEFLCPCKLIVTSLSTFFFLPSFRCTLLRQSMLNWQVL